In the genome of Engraulis encrasicolus isolate BLACKSEA-1 chromosome 21, IST_EnEncr_1.0, whole genome shotgun sequence, the window TTGCAGCCATATAGACAAGTAAATTTGGGATGATTCAGTTGCAGGGCCCAGATTCTTTTAACGGTAGGTGGATGGCAAGGCGCGTGTGATCAGTACATAGAAAAGACATCTCCATGGTGAATGTCAGTCCCGAAAGATGATGCCATCATTTCACCACGCGCCCAGAATTCAGTGCCAACTTGAGTGAAagcaagaccaataataaaggcATTGATCAACGAATGGTCATGGCAACTTCACACCTTAACGAGATGGCATAGAAGCTAGCCTGCACACAGTGCTCTAATTCCTCTGCCCTCCCTtcaacaaccgtatctcactcatttcgtgaagtattcacgaaaaaaatagattaattttcgtggtgcattcacgttattgcccgttttttgtggtagggcaacgaaacgctgcctattcacttgaattgcccgactgttgcctagcgacccactagtttgatgccctttcggtagcctaccgtcacatggtaatcaaacatttcaaacaagcaatttagggttaggtttagggtcaaggttagggttaggggacataaggcgtaagtaccgaaagggcgtcgaattagtgagtcccgagtgtatcagcagtgttctgtcagcaccccctcccgcccctgcagacgtttggataaccatagcagcagtggagcaattcaagtgaataggcagcgtttcgttgccctaccacgaaaaacgggcaatttcgtgaatgcaccacgaaaattaatctatttttttcgtgaagactttacgaaaggcgtgagatagggctcccctCAAAGACGTGATGTATGAAACATGTGGAGGAATACTGAGCCGTGAAGCTGACACGTCAATGGAGTACACTCTAGCCTGTGGTACTATGTCAATGAAGTTAACTCCAAAGGGACGACATTCAGCCATTTAACAACTGGAGCTGGGATACTGAGGCGTAGCTAGGTAAATGGGGTACACTGCAGCCTGAGGTACTTACACCACGCAGTCTTCCTGGGGAGATTCCGCATGCCGACTTAGGTGCCTTTCCACGCTTCTTGGTGTACAGGTAGACGATGCGGTTGCCAGGTGTGCGGGACCTGCACGGAGAGAGATGCACACAGGTTAGGGTTGCCATGCAGCAGGAGACGCAAACACAGGTCAGGCACTGCATCCAACAATCACATACAATGGGCACATAGAGCTACAATCACTATCTAAACTAATTTGGACCGAAAAACAAAGCTTTAACATCACTGCATACAATAGACAACATCCAGCTGCCCACCACACATCTTAAGTGTCACAGAAACGCAACAAGTGGGATTCCACAAACACAAGAACCAATCCCTGGCACTGGCACCATATTGCCATGCCAATATCATGCAACTGTAGAAATACTAAAACGCGCATGACAATGTTCAGGGAAGGCTCCCTTCAATAGACGGTTGTTTAATTTTTCTAGCAAGTTGACTAACCATAGAAAATATAACGCAGTTCAGTTCAGAAATACTTACAGCCGGGTCTTGTTTGATGCGGTGTTGTAGGACAACCTACGACGATACGTCAGGCGCTGCACCATATTTGTTTCTTCAGGgggaaaagacaaaaaacaaatgcacacgTTAGCTTTGGGACTCGCGTTAACATACCAATGGTTTTACAATGAAGTTCTTGTACAAATGTGTACGGCATGCAAGAAGACTACCATTTGATTCAAGGCAACATATCAGCAGCCGTAAACACATAGCCGGCTAATGCTATGGAGTCACAGTTAACATGCTAACATAGCAGATATGGCTTCGGATATGACAGGTAGTACGATATACGATTTGTGAGTCTCCAAGTCTGCTTTACAGAAGGAAATGAGAGACAAG includes:
- the rpl34 gene encoding large ribosomal subunit protein eL34 isoform X1 → MCLRLLICCLESNETNMVQRLTYRRRLSYNTASNKTRLSRTPGNRIVYLYTKKRGKAPKSACGISPGRLRGVRAVRPQVLKRLSKTKKHVNRAYGGSMCAKTVRDRIKRAFLIEEQKIVVKVLKAQAQSQKSK